CTTCCAGCCCATCGCGCAAATTCGCGGCTGCCCGCTCAACGTTGTTGGCCTCGCCCTGTGCCATCTGCGCTCTCTGTTGCCGCACTTGCCCGACCCGGCCCCGGTATGCGAACTGTTCACCGGCGCGCCGTGCCCGCAGATCCTGGACGATCCCGGCCATGTCGTCATGCGTTTAAGGTCGCCGCGTAGCCCGGCAGGGTGAATTCGTGCATAGGGGCAAAAGGGCGCGGACTCCGCTCCGCGCCTAGATATGCCGCGAATGGGGCAGAGCGTGCCCTGGCTAATACGTCTGCCCCTGTTGGTGAATGCCCCCGCCCGGCGTAACGCGCGTCAATTTCGGTATAATCCGCAGGCTTCGTTTCTGGACTTTTGCCAAGGCTAGGCATCTGCCGGACGCCTTCGGTGAGTTTGAACGACTGAGCAAGAGGAGCTACGAGATGCCAAAGCGAACGTATCAACCGAAGAAGCGACGTCGCGTGCGTGTGCACGGTTTTCGGGCGCGCATGTCAACCAAGAGTGGCCGCAAGGTGCTCGCCGCGCGTCGCGCCAAGGGCCGCAAGGTGCTGACGGTATCGGCCAACAACCACGTCAAGAAGGTGGACTGGAATGCTGTGTATTCTCCGGCCAAGAGCAAACGAGGCACGGCAGGCAGCAAGTAGGAATTGAAAGTTGAGAATGGAGAAACAGCGAGAAGACCAAAAGAGCGTTGCAGCACGCTTTCTGAACTCTTCGATTCTCAATTCTCAATTTGATGTTGGAAAGGCTGACGAAGAAGGAGGACTTCGAGCGGGTGCGTCGAGATGGTGCGCGATGGCGCGGCAAGTATTGCACGTTGAACGCTGCACGCGCGCTGACCAGGGCAGATGAAGCTGAACCACGAACACGGGTTGGCTACATCACGCCCCGTGCTCTCGGCAGCGCCGTGAAGCGCAACCGCGCCCGGCGACTGTTGCGCGAGGCAACCCGCCAACTGTCTGCCTCGATCGCTCCCGGCTGGGACATCGTGCTGATCGCGCAACCGGCGATCATCGTCGAATCGGCGCGCATGCCGCAGGTGCAGGAGGATTTGCTGTGGTTGCTGAACAGAGCTCATCTGATCCCGACGGCGCCTATCGCGAGGTGACGCTCGAATCATACTCGCGGCGCGCGCAGATGAAACAGGCGCTCCTCGACCGGCTGATGATCGGCGCGATTCGCTTCTATCAGCTGGCCATCTCTCCTGCGCTCCCGCCATCGTGTCGCTTCTATCCCACGTGCAGCGAATACACGCTGCAGGCCATCGCCAAGTATGGCGCTCTGAAAGGGCTGTGGCTCGGCGTCAAACGCATCGCGCGCTGTCATCCTTTCCATCCCGGCGGATACGATCCGGTGCCCTGAGCGCTCGAACCGACCATGAAAAGAACCATCCGCGTCTCGCTTCTCGCTGCGTTTGCGATGCTGGCGCTCAGCGCCTGCGGCGGCGAGATTTCCCCCACATCCTTCCCCGGCCTCACGCTCGACGGCGCCGATGCCTACCTCGCCAGCAACCTGCATGTGTATAAATTCGATCCGGTGACCGGTGCGCAGGCATGGATGTTCCCTGCGGCGGAGGGAGAAGGCGGACAGCGCCCCGGGCCGTTCGCCGGCCCGCCGCTGAAATTCGGCAACGCAATCATCGTCGGCGAGACGGTCGGCATGGATGGCCGCACTAGCCACCGCCTCTATGCACTGTTGGCCAGCAACGGCACGGAGCTGTGGCGATTCTCCGGCGGCCAGCGCGAATACACCGATGGCGCCAGCACCGACGGCAAATTGATCTTTGCGCCGAACGGCGACAATACGCTCTACGCGCTCGATCCATCCCAGTTAGACGGCGGCGAGCCGAAGCTGGTTTGGAAGTTCACTGCCCAGGACAAGCTGTGGGTGCGGCCACGGGTCGCCGACGGTAAAGTGTTCCAGCCTTCGCTCGATCACAACCTCTATGCGCTCGACGCAGCGACGGGCAAACTCTTGTGGACTTTCAGCGCCGGCGCTTCGATTGCCTCGCATCCGGCGATCGCCGATGGCGTGCTGTATTTCGGCTCGTTCGACCAACGCATGTATGCCGTGGACGCCGAGACCGGCGCAGAGATCTGGCGCTCGCCGGAACGCCTGGGCGGCTGGATCTGGTGCGACCCGCTGCTCGACAATGGCGAGATCTTCGTCGGCGATGTGAAGGGGGGAGTGTACGCCATTGACAAGCGCACTGGCAACGTGCTGTGGCGCTCGCAAGTGGGCGGCGCGATCCGCGCCCAGCCGGTCATCGTTGGAAATAAGCTCTACGTCGTGTCGAGCGATACTTACCTCTACAGCTTCGACCGCCGGCCCGAGACCGACGCCAACGGCTACGTCTCGCCTACGCGTGTGCTGGAGAACGGCCTGGTGCGACGCCTGCTCTCCACGCCGGCCTACACAAACGGCGCACTGCTCGTACCGCTGTTCGACGGCGACATCAAGGTCACGGCCGTTGATCTAGAGACCCGGCAGAAGAAGTTCGAATTCCCGTTGCGAACGACGGCAGGGACGTCGCCATAGGCGCAGCATTACACGCCCTCGGTCGCCATGCCATACACCCCCATCATCGGCACGCTGGGCTACATCCTCTCCCCGGATCGCCGATTCGTGCTGATGATCCACCGCAACGCGCGTCCCGACGATCAGGCCTTCGGCAAATACAACGGCTTGGGCGGCAAGATGGAGCCCGGTGAAGATGTGGCAGCGTGCATGCGGCGCGAAATCCGTGAAGAGGCCGGCGTCGAGGTGACCGCTATGCAATTGCGCGGCACCATCAGTTGGCCGGGCTTCGGCCCCAATGGCGAAGACTGGCTCGGCTTCGTCTTCTTGATCACCGCATTCACGGGTCAGCCGGTCGCGCACAACCCCGAGGGTGCGCTGGAATGGACGCCGGTCCGGCGCGTGCTGGACGCATGTTCTGCCGATCCGGAGACGCGCGACCGCGCAGCGCTCCCCATGTGGCCGGGCGACCGATACTTTTTGCCGCTGGTCTTCGACGACGATCCTCGTCCATTCCATGGCGTGATGCCCTACGCGAATGGGCAACCCATCTCTTGGCACTACACACGTTTCTAGGGGCAAAGCAGCGCTTGACCCTCTCGATAATGGTGTATGATTAACACTAAATGGATCGGGTGAACATTCCCCCGAATATCGAAGCCATCGTGCGGCGCGCACTCGAAGAGGACATCGGCAGCGGCGATGTGACGACGAACTGCACCGTTCCCAAAGACTTGTGGCTGACCGGCCGGTTCGTCGCAAAGGCGCACGGCGTGGTCGCCGGTTTGGAGATTGCGGCGCTGGCGTTCACCCTGCTCGATGAGCGCGTGACGATGGATCGTCTGGCTCAGGATGGTGTGGTCGTCGCGCCGAAGCAGGTCATCGCCACGCTTGCGGGTCCGGCACGCGCGTTGCTCACCGGCGAACGCACTGCGCTGAACATCCTGCAGCGCATGTCGGGCATCGCGACGGCTACGCGCGGGTTCGTCGAAGCGGTGGCTGGCACGCGCGCCCGCATCCTGGATACGCGCAAGACCGCGCCCGGACTGCGCGCGCTCGACAAGCTGGCCGTACGCATCGGCGGCGGGATGAATCACCGGATTGGCCTATACGACATGGTGATGATCAAGAACAACCACATCGCCGCGTGTGGTGGGAGCCTCACCGAGGCCGTGCGGCGCGTGCGCGAGTGCGCCGCGGCGCGCCCCGAAGGCAGTGAACGGCTGAAGATCGAGGTCGAGGTGCGTGACCTGCGCGAATTGGAAGAAGCGCTGGCGCTCGACGTAGACATCATCATGCTGGATAACATGTCCCTGGAAGACATGCGCCGCGCCGTGGACACCGTGAACGGGCGCGTCAAGTTGGAGGCGAGCGGCAACGTCACGCTCGACAACGCCCGCGCGATCGCCGAGACCGGCGTGGACTACATTAGCTCGGGCGCGCTCACCCATTCGGTGAGGGCGCTGGACATCAGTTTGTGGCTGGATGAGCCGAATATATAGACGCATCGCGTATTGCATACGCTCGGTCGCTCTGCTGCGACGTGCTGAGAGTCAGCACGCGATGCGTCGCGCGTGCTCCGTCTAGCTCCCACAACCCGGAGACGAACCCATGACAAGCCTCACCTCTCGAATCACCGATCCCGATGAAATGTATGCCGCGCTCAAGGCAAAGCTGAGCGACATCGTGCCGGACGCCGAGCTGTTCTACAAGTCCCGGCTGGCCGCGCAGATCAACCGGCTCAAGCAAGAGCGCAACGCAGTGATCCTCGGCCACAACTACATGGAGCCGGCGTTGTTCCACTCGATCCCCGACTTCGTCGGTGATTCGCTGGAGCTGAGCCGCAAGGCCGCGCAGACCGACAAAGACATCATCGTGTTCTGCGGCGTGCGCTTCATGGCCGAGACGGCCAAGATTCTGAACCCGTCGAAGACGGTGTTGATCCCATCCCAGCGTGCCGGCTGCTCGCTGGCCGCCAGCATCACCGCCGAGGACGTGCGCCGGCTCAAGGCGCAGTACCCCGGCGTGCCGGTCGTCACCTACGTCAACACCTACGCCGACGTGAAGGCTGAGTCGGACATCTGCTGCACGTCGTCCAACGCGGTCATGGTGGTGAATTCGCTCGACAGCGACCGGGTGATCTTTTTGCCGGACGAATACCTGGCGCGCAATGTGGCCAACGAGACCGGCAAGCGCATTATCTTCCCCACGCGCGAGCCCCGCCACAGCGATGCGCAGATCGAATTCGAGATGATCGGCTGGCATGGCCGCTGCGAGGTGCACGAGAAGTTCACCGTCGAGGACATCCAGGCCATTCGCCACGACTTTCCCGACGTGGTTATCCTGGCGCATCCGGAGTGCAGCCCCGAGGTGGTCGCCGCTGCCGACTTCTCGGGCAGCACCACGGCGATGATGAAATACGTCGAGCGCACGCAGGCCCCGCGCTACCTGTTGCTGACCGAGTGTTCGATGGCCGACAACATCGCCGGCGCAAACCCCGACAAGGAGATGTTGCGGCTGTGCAGCGTGCGCTGCCCCCACATGAACGAGATCACGCTCGAAGATACGCTGCTCGCACTGCAAAAGACGCAGTATGTGGTGGACGTGCCGCCGGACATCCGCGAGCGCGCGCGCCTGGCCGTCGAGCGCATGATTGCCATTGGCCCTGTCGGCAAGAAAGACTGAGCGATTGAGCTACACAGCATGCGAAGCGCGCAAAGGCAAGGTTTGATCTCTTCGCGTCCTTCGTGCGCTTTGTGGTGAAAGGTGAGCAGTGTCTGATTTGATCGAGACCGACGTGCTCGTCATCGGCTGCGGCATCGGCGGCGGGGTCACGGCGCTCCGGCTCGCGCAGCAGGGCATACACGTTACGCTCATCACTCGCTCGCA
The window above is part of the Candidatus Roseilinea sp. genome. Proteins encoded here:
- a CDS encoding 7,8-dihydro-8-oxoguanine triphosphatase, which translates into the protein MPYTPIIGTLGYILSPDRRFVLMIHRNARPDDQAFGKYNGLGGKMEPGEDVAACMRREIREEAGVEVTAMQLRGTISWPGFGPNGEDWLGFVFLITAFTGQPVAHNPEGALEWTPVRRVLDACSADPETRDRAALPMWPGDRYFLPLVFDDDPRPFHGVMPYANGQPISWHYTRF
- a CDS encoding ribonuclease P protein component, whose product is MLERLTKKEDFERVRRDGARWRGKYCTLNAARALTRADEAEPRTRVGYITPRALGSAVKRNRARRLLREATRQLSASIAPGWDIVLIAQPAIIVESARMPQVQEDLLWLLNRAHLIPTAPIAR
- a CDS encoding nicotinate-nucleotide diphosphorylase (carboxylating), which encodes MDRVNIPPNIEAIVRRALEEDIGSGDVTTNCTVPKDLWLTGRFVAKAHGVVAGLEIAALAFTLLDERVTMDRLAQDGVVVAPKQVIATLAGPARALLTGERTALNILQRMSGIATATRGFVEAVAGTRARILDTRKTAPGLRALDKLAVRIGGGMNHRIGLYDMVMIKNNHIAACGGSLTEAVRRVRECAAARPEGSERLKIEVEVRDLRELEEALALDVDIIMLDNMSLEDMRRAVDTVNGRVKLEASGNVTLDNARAIAETGVDYISSGALTHSVRALDISLWLDEPNI
- the nadA gene encoding quinolinate synthase yields the protein MTSLTSRITDPDEMYAALKAKLSDIVPDAELFYKSRLAAQINRLKQERNAVILGHNYMEPALFHSIPDFVGDSLELSRKAAQTDKDIIVFCGVRFMAETAKILNPSKTVLIPSQRAGCSLAASITAEDVRRLKAQYPGVPVVTYVNTYADVKAESDICCTSSNAVMVVNSLDSDRVIFLPDEYLARNVANETGKRIIFPTREPRHSDAQIEFEMIGWHGRCEVHEKFTVEDIQAIRHDFPDVVILAHPECSPEVVAAADFSGSTTAMMKYVERTQAPRYLLLTECSMADNIAGANPDKEMLRLCSVRCPHMNEITLEDTLLALQKTQYVVDVPPDIRERARLAVERMIAIGPVGKKD